Below is a genomic region from Sulfitobacter sp. OXR-159.
AGACGACGCTGATCTCGACCATTTGCGGCATCACCACCGCGACCAGTGGCACAGTGACCGTTGGTGGCCATGACATTAAGGACGATTTCCGCGCTGCACGCACGATGATCGGGCTGGTCCCGCAAGAAATTAACCTTGAACCGTTTGAAAAGGTGCTGAACACCGTGCGCTTCTCGCGCGGGTTGTTTGGCCGTCCGGCGGATGAGGCGGTGCTGGAGAAAATCCTGCGTCAACTTTCGCTCTGGGACAAGAAAGACAGCCAGATCCGTGAGCTTTCGGGTGGGATGAAACGCCGCGTGCTGATCGCCAAAGCACTGTCGCATGACCCAAAGGTGCTGTTTCTGGACGAGCCTACCGCGGGCGTCGACGTGGAACTGCGCAAGGACATGTGGGAGATCGTGGCGGGGCTGAAAGCCTCTGGCGTGACGATCATCCTGACCACCCATTACATCGAAGAGGCCGAGGCCATCGCGGACCGGATCGGCGTCATCGCCAAGGGCGAATTGCTGCTGGTCGAAGAGAAAGACGCGCTGATGGCGCGGATGGGCAAAAAGCAACTTGAAGTGCAGCTCACCGAGCCGATCACCGACGTGCCGCTGGCGCTGCAGTCGCCCGATGTGGAGTTGTCCGCCGATGGTCGGTCCCTGATCTATACCTATGACACCAACGCCGAGCGGACCGGCATCACCAAGCTGCTCTCCAAAGTGGCCGAAAGCGGTCTGGTGCTGCAAGACGTGGCGACACGGCAAAGCAGTCTGGAAGATATCTTTGTCGATCTGCTCAAGGAGGATGCGGCATGAACTGGACCGCGATCAAAGCCATCTACGCGTTCGAGATGGCACGGTTTTTCCGAACCATCACGCAGAGTATCATCTCTCCGGTGCTGTCGACCTCGCTCTACTTCGTTGTTTTCGGCGCAGCCATCGGCAGCCGGATCGAAGAGGTCGAGGGTGTGAGCTATGGCGCCTTCATTGTGCCGGGTCTGATCATGCTCAGCGTCATCACGCAGTCGATCTCAAACGCCTCTTTCGGCATCTATTTCCCGAAATTTATCGGCACGGTCTATGAATTGCTCTCGGCCCCAATCAACTTTTTCGAGATCGTCATCGGATATGTCGGTGCGGCGGCCACCAAGGCGCTGTTCATCGGCACGATCATCCTGATTACGGCGTTTTTCTTTGTCGATATAACCATCCAGCATCCCATCGCCATGGTCGCTTTCCTGATCCTGACCTGTATCAGCTTCGCGCTAATGGGCTTTATCATCGGCATCTGGGCAGGGAATTTTGAGCAGTTACAACTTGTGCCGCTCTTGATCGTCACGCCGCTGGTCTTCCTTGGCGGGTCTTTCTACTCGATCTCGATGCTGCCGCCGGTTTGGCAGGTGATCTCGCACTTCAATCCGGTGGTCTATCTGATCTCAGGTTTCCGCTGGGCATTTTTCGGCTCTGCCGATGTGCCGATCCTGACCAGCCTTGCGGCAATCGCGCTGTTTACGGCGCTTTGCCTCGGTGTGATCTGGTGGATTTTCCGCACCGGCTGGCGTCTGCGGGCCTGAGGGCTGCGAAACTTCTGCGCCCGCCTTGTTTGCACCGGGTGGGCGTTCTACATGAGAAGAATGAGAATTCGGCTGCCCTTCCTTAAATCCCCGCCCAGCGTTTCCGTGATCCGGCTTTCCGGCATGATCGGCTCGCAGGGCCGCGCGGTGTTGAACGATGCGACCATGGCTCCGGTCATCGAAAAGGCCTTTGCCAAGGGCAAGCCTGCCGCTGTCGCGTTGGAGATTAACTCTCCCGGTGGCAGCCCGGTGCAATCGTCGTTGATCGGCGCGCGTATTCGGCGGTTGGCGGAGGAAAAGAACATCCCCGTTATCGCATTTGTCGAAGATGTCGCGGCCTCAGGCGGCTATTGGCTGGCGGCTGCGGCGGATGAGATTTACGCGGACCCAAGCTCGGTTGTGGGCTCCATTGGGGTGATCTCGGCCTCCTTTGGGGTGCATGAGTTCATTCGCGAGCATGGGGTCGAGCGGCGCGTCTATACGGCAGGGCAGAGCAAATCCATGCTCGACCCCTTCCGCCCGGAAAACCCCGAAGATGTCGCGCGGCTGAAAACGCTGCTCGAAGATATTCATGAAAACTTTATCGACCATGTGAAGACACGCCGTGCGGGCAAATTGCCCGAGGGGCAAGACCTCTTTACCGGGGAAATCTGGCTGGCGAAACGCGCCGCCGAACTGGGCTTGATCGACGGTGTCGGCCATCTGAAACCGCTGTTGAAAGAGCGCTTTGGTGACAAGGTGAAACTGCGCCGCTACGGCGTGAAACGCGGGCTTCTGTCGCGCTTTGGCGTGCAGATGGTGCAGGACGCGGTGCAGGGCATAGAGGAACGCGCGGCCTATGCGCGGTTTGGTCTCTAGCCCATGGTTTTCAAGATTGTTCTGCTGTTTCTGGTGGCCATGGGCCTGCTCGCTTGGTTTGGAAAAATGCATTGGCTGGGGGGCAAACGCCTATCCCGGACCAAATGTCGTGACTGCGGACGTTACCGCATTGGCAAAGGCGATTGTGCCTGTAAGGGAGGGCGTTAATGCTGATGCCGTGGCTACTTTCGGGGCTTGGCCTCGTGATCCTGCTGTTTGCGGGGGATGCTCTGGTCAAAGGGGCGGTGAATCTGTCGCTGCGCCTTGGGGTGCCCGCGCTGATCGTCAGTTTGACGATCGTGGCCTTTGGTACCTCTGCGCCGGAACTGCTGATCTCGGTTAAGGCGATCTTGGACAACGCGCCGGGTTTGGCGCTTGGGAATGTCGTCGGGTCGAACACGGCTAACATCCTGATGGTGCTGGGCATTCCCGCGCTGTTGGCGACGATGCACACCTCCGAATGCAGCACGCACAAGACCTATAATCAGATGATCGCGGCCTCGCTGCTCTTTATCGCGTTGGCCTTCCGCGGTGTGTTCGACTGGATCTCGGGGCTGATCCTGCTCTCCGGTCTGGCCTATATGCTCTACGACGCTTTCGGCGATGCCAAAGATCACCGCCGCGCCTGCCGCAGCGGGGAGGTTGAGGAAGAGGAAGAGCCCGAAGGCGCCGACCCCGACATGGCGGGCTGGCAGATTGCACTGTTCCTGATCCTTGGGCTGATCGGCTTGCCCTTGGGTGCGAGCCTTTTGGTGGATAATGCGACGCTCATCGCCCAGACCTACGGTGTCAGCGACACGGTGATCGGCCTGACACTGGTGGCAGTGGGCACGTCGCTGCCTGAACTGGCGACCACGGTGATGGCCGCACTGCGCCGTCAGGCGGATGTGGCGCTTGGGAACGTCATTGGTTCGAACATGTTCAACCTGCTGGCTATTATCGGCATCGCAAGCCTTGTCGGTCCGATTTCGGTCGACGAAGCCTTCTTGCGGATCGACCTGTGGGTGATGCTGGGCGCGTCACTGCTGCTGATCCCCTTCGTCTATCTGGGGCGCGATATCACGCGGCTTTGGGGTGTGGCGCTGAGCGCGCTTTACGGGCTTTATTTGGTAATCATCCTGATCTGAGGAGGGCGGCAGATGCGGCGGGCATTGGTGACCGGAGCCGGGCAACGTCTGGGCCGCGCCATGGCGCTCTATCTCGGGCAGCGGGGCTTTGACGTGGCGGTGCATTACGCCACCTCGCGTGCCGGGGCCGAAGCAACCGCCGCTGAGATTACGGCCATGGGCCGTCGCGCCGTGGCCCTGCAAGCCGACCTTTTGGACGATACCGCAGCCGGGGCGCTGTTGCCCCGCGCGGCAGAGGCGCTTGGCGGGCCGATCACCTGCCTTGTGAACAACGCCTCGATATTCGAGCAGGACGATATCGCGAGCGCCAGCCGTGAAAGCTGGGACCGCCATATGGGCAGCAACCTGCGGGCGCCCTTCGTGTTGACGCAGGCGATGGCGGGGCAGGGGCTGATGCCCGAGGTCGACGCCGGGGGCGAGCCGCGTGCGCGCGGTTTGATCGTCAATATGCTGGACCAGCGGGTGCGCAACCTGACGCCGGAATACACCACCTATACGATCGCCAAGATGGGCCTTTGGGCAATGACGCGCACCACTGCGCAGGCGCTGGCCCCGGCGATCCGGGTCAATGGCATCGGTCCCGGCCCCACGTTACAAGGCACGCACCAAGACGCCGAAGACTTTGCCGCGCAGCGCCGCGGCACGGTTTTGGGCCGGGGGGCAAATCCAGAGGATATCACGGCGGCACTGGGCTATTTCATCGATTCGCCGGGCGTCACAGGGCAGCTTATCTGCACCGATGGCGGCGAACATTTGCAGTGGGATACAAGCCCTAAAAGCCCCCGAAACTGATGGCCATGCGGGAAGTTTTGCACCTCGTTAATCTATGTAACCAAAGTGTTACCGAAACCCTTTTGTTTTCAGGGGCTTGTTTCACGGTAAACAAAAGAGTGAGCGAAATCAGTATATTACGGCCTTGCCTAAAAAATAGGCAAATCAGCGAACCATGTTAAAAACAAAGAGAAATCCAAGATGCCCAGAAGTTATCGGCAGAGTTATCCACATCTTCAGTGGACATGTTAAAGCTTGCCCCCATTGCCGTCCTATTGCAGCGAAGCACGAGAATCAGCGCCTGAGATGACCACGCCAAACGACAGCCCACCGCCGCAAGGCCGCCAAGTGATTCAGGCCTATCTGAAGTCGCTCGATTCCTCGCCGGGCGTCTACCGGATGCTCGATGCGGAGAGCCGCGTGCTCTATGTTGGCAAGGCGCAGAACCTGCGCGCGCGGGTGTCGTCCTATGCGCGGCCGACGGGGCATTCGGGCCGCATTTCGCGGATGATTGCCAATACCGCTTCGATGATGTTTTTGACCACGAAGACGGAAACCGAGGCGCTGCTTCTCGAACAGAACCTGATCAAGCAGCTCAAGCCCAAGTTCAACGTGCTGCTGCGCGACGACAAAAGCTTTCCCAATATCCTTGTCACCGCTGATCACGACTATCCGCAGATCAAGAAACACCGCGGCGCGAAGAAGGAAAAGGGCAGCTATTATGGCCCCTTCGCCAGCGCGGGCGCGGTGAACCGGACGCTCAACCAGTTGCAGCGGGTCTTCCTGCTGCGGGACTGTTCCAATGCGATGTTCGACAGCCGCACACGGCCCTGTCTGCAACACCAAATCAAACGCTGCTCGGCCCCCTGCGTCGGCAAGATCTCGGCCGAGGAATACCGCCAGACCGTCCGTGATGCGGAGCGGTTTCTGAGTGGCAAATCGACCGAGATTCAGGGCCGTCTGGCGCAGGACATGGCCGAGGCATCTGAGGCGATGGAGTTTGAACGCGCCGCCGCTCTGCGCGACCGGATCAAGGCGCTGACGCAGGTGCAAACGGCCCAAGGCATTAACCCGCAAGGGGTGAACGAGGCCGACATCATCGCGCTCCATATGGAGGGCGGACAGGCCTGCGTGCAGGTCTTCTTCATTCGCGCCAACCAGAATTGGGGCAACCGGGATTACTACCCCCGCGTCGGGGCCGATGTAGACGCCGCCGAGGTGCTGGAGGCTTTCATCGGCCAGTTCTACGACACCCGCGAGCCGCCGCGGCAGTTGATCCTGAGCAATGAGATCGAAAACCCCGATCTGATGGCCGAAGCGCTGAGCGGCAAGATCGGTCGCAAGGTGGAACTGTTGGTGCCACAGCGGGGCGAGAAAGCCGAACTGGTCGACGGTGCCCTGCGCAACGCGCGCGAAAGCCTAGCCCGCAAGATGGCCGAGACAGCGACCCAGACCAAGCTGCTTCAAGGGCTGGCCGATGCCTTTGATCTGCCAAAACCGCCCGATCGGATCGAGGTTTACGACAACTCGCACATCCAAGGCACCAATGCGGTGGGCGCGATGATTGTCGCGGGCCCCGAAGGGATGATGAAAAACCAGTACCGCAAGTTCAACATCCGCGGCGATGACCTGACCCCCGGTGATGACTTTGGCATGATGAAAGAGGTGCTGCACCGCCGGTTTAAACGCCTGATTAAAGAAGACCCAGACCGCAGCCGTGGGCTTTGGCCCGATCTGTTGCTGATTGATGGGGGCGCCGGGCAGGTGAGCGCCGTGGCCTCTATTATGGCGCAGCATGGGGTGCAGGACATTCCGATGGTCGGCGTCGCCAAGGGTATTGATCGGGATGCGGGCAAGGAAGAGTTCCACCGTGTCGGCAAGCGCGTCATGGCGCTGCGGCACAATGATCCGGTGCTTTATTTCGTGCAGCGGCTGCGTGACGAGGCGCACCGTTTCGCCATCGGCACCCACCGCGCGAAACGCGCCAAGGGTGTCAGTGCCACGCCGCTCGATGATGTGCCGGGCGTCGGGGCTGCGCGCAAACGCGCGCTTTTGGCGCATTTCGGCTCGGCCAAGGCGGTGGGCCGCGCGAACCTCAGTGATCTTAAGGCCGTCGAAGGGGTGTCGGATGCGCTGGCAGAGACAATTTATGGCTACTTCCATGAAAAGGGTTAGGTATGCGTCCGCCGAAGGGCAGGCCGCTGGCGCGGTTTCGTCCTTTCAGCCGCGAACGGCGCAAGATAGGATAACGTCATGAAATGGAATTTGCCCAATATCCTGACCCTGCTCAGGCTGGTCGCGGCCCCCGGTGTGGCGGTCATGTTTCTCTATTTTACGCGGCCCTACGCCGACTGGTTCGCATTGGTGCTCTTTGTCGGGGCGGCGGTGACGGATTGGTTTGACGGCTATCTTGCCCGCGCTTGGGGGCAGGAAACCAAACTGGGCGCCATGCTCGACCCGATTGCCGACAAAGCGATGGTCGTGATCGCGCTGATGGTGATCGTGGCCTTTTCCAGCTGGTCGCCGTGGCTGGTGCTGCCCGCCACGCTGATCCTGTTTCGGGAAGTCTTTGTCTCGGGCCTGCGTGAATATCTGGGCGACGTGGCGGGCACTTTGAAGGTCACCCAACTGGCCAAGTGGAAGACGACCCTGCAGATGATCGCGATCGCCGTGCTGTTCTCGCAAGGCGTGTTCGAACATTATCTTGGGATGAGCGTTTTCGGCATGGACCAGCAGATGATCGAAGCGATCCTTGATGGCGAGGTCGAAGATACTCTGGGGCTGGGTTGGAAGCTCGCCGGGATGGAATGGGCCGGGCTGTTGGGGCTGGTCCTGCTGTGGATCGCCGCGGTGCTGACCGCCATCACCGGCTTTGACTACCTGCGCAAGGCGCTGCCACATCTGAAGGAGCCAATCTAATGGATGTCCTCTATTTTGCATGGGTTCGCGAACGCATCGGTCTGCCGCGTGAACAGGTGGAAAGCACCGCCGCGACTGTGGCTGAACTGGTCGAGGAATTACGTGGCCGAGAGGAGCGTTACGAGATGGCGTTTTCTGACCTCTCCGCATTGCGCGTGGCTGTGGATCAGGAGTTGACCGATTTCGACGCCCCGCTGAATGGCGCGCGCGAAGTGGCCTTTTTCCCTCCGATGACCGGGGGCTGACCCATGCGCGTTTTGGTGCAGGAAGCGCCCTTTGATCTGGCCGAGGAAACCGCACGTTTCGCCAAGGGCGAGGGCGGCAGCGGTGCGATTGTGACCTTTACCGGCGTTGTGCGCGACAATGATGCAGGCACGCTGAGCGCGATGGAGATCGAACATTACCCCGGCATGACCGAAAAGGCGCTGAGCGAGATTGCGCAGCAGGCCGTTACGCGGTTCGATCTGCAAGATGCGCTGGTGATCCACCGCCATGGGCGTCTGGTGCCGGGCGAACAGATCATGATGGTCGCCACGGCAGCGCGGCATCGCCGCAGCGCATTCGAGGCGGCGGAGTTTTTGATGGACTACCTCAAATCCCGCGCGCCATTCTGGAAGCGCGAGATCACGGCTGAGGGGGAGGCGTGGGTCGCTGCGAAAGACGAAGATGAGGCCGCGCTAGAGCGCTGGTAAGCGACCGCTTTAGGCGAAGCGCCCGTCTTTTTCTATGACTTCGATCTGATAGCCATCAGGGTCCGCCACAAAGAAGAACTTCGCCACAGTCTCCCCCGCAGGGCGAAAATCGACGATGTCACGCGGGGCGGCACCGGCTTTGATCGCAGTCTCGCGGGCGGCTTCGAGGTCTTCGACCACAAAGGCCAGATGGCCATAACCGTCACCCAGATTATAGGGCGTGTCGCGGTCCTTGTTGACCGTCAGTTCCAGCTCAAAATCGCCCGCAGCGTCGCGCAGGTAGATCAGGGTGAAGCTGTCGAAATCCAAACGGTCCGCAATCTTCAGCCCGAAAACGTCTTCGTAGAATTTCACCGATGCCGCCTCATCAAGGACGCGGATCATGGAATGGGCGAGTTTGGCCATGGGAGCCTCCGGAAGGGCGTAGGGTTAGGCTTTCTGACGCTCGATATAGGCGCGCATCTCTTCGGCCTCGTGACGGGCGTCGCGCAGGCCGTCCATCGCGGCGCGCAACTCTGCCTCGGTCTGGGCAAGCTGGTTGGTCAGTTCGGCTTCGCGTTGCTGCAGATAGGTGATCGCCTGATCGCGGGTTTCTTCGGCCTCGTGCAGCTCTTGGCTCATCCGGTCAAGCTGGGCCACATCATCGGCGGCCACACGGGTGAAGCGGTTCAGCAGCCAATTGGCGAACCATCCCATGCAGAAGGCCACGAAAAGAATGATGGCTGTTGCCAGGACAAACTCAGTTCTGCTCATCACCGCTGCCTTCTTCGGTTTCGTCGGATTCCCCGATCTCTTCTGCCGTGGTATCGCCCGTTTCTTCCGCAGATTCCAGCGCTGTTTCGTCTTCGGGCGTCTCAGACTCAGGTTGGATCAGGCGGAATTCGATGCGGCGGTTGGCTTCGCGGCCTTCCTCGGTCTTGTTGTCGGCGATGGGGTTTTCTTCGCCATAGCCTTTGGCAAGGAAGGACGAGGTCAGCACCCGGCGGGCGCGCAATTCGTTCAGAACCGATTCAGCGCGGCTTTGCGACAGCGACAGGTTCATCGATTCGCGGCCTTGGCTGTCGGTGTAGCCCTGAATTTCCAGCGGGATGTCACCGCAGCGTTTCAGCACCTCGGCGATATCATCCATCGTGCCCAGAGCGGCCGCGTCGATCGTGGCGCTGCCCGGCTCGAAAGTGATCTTGCCGATTTTCAGGATTTCGCGAATCTCGGCTTCGCATTCTTCGGGTGTGGGCAGACCCGCGATGGGGTCGAGCTTTTCTTGATAGGTGATGTCGATGCTGTAATCCGCACCTTCGCCCAGCTTGTCGGCCAAGAGTGAGGCAACGGTGGTGTTCGCATCCTTGTTGCCGGTGTTGCCCATCACCTCAAGCCGGTCGGGCGTGACGTTGACAGAGCCGTTGGCGAGCGAGGCCATGGCCTCCAGCCCGGTCAGGACGCGGGTGGCCCAATCGTCCGGCAGGGTCTCGTCCAGACGTGCGGCGGTATAGACATTGGCCGATCCGAAATGCGATTTCGCGTAGCTGTCCGCCAGATCGCGCAGCCCCTCGGTCGAGAGCCGTCCGCGCAGTTGCACCTGCCCCTCGGGCGAGAGGGTGGCGGTGAATTCGGGCGGGCCTGCGTCGGGGTCTTCGACTTTCGGCAGTTTCGCAGTCAGGGCGAAAACATCCGGCAGGGCGTTTTCCAACTCGCCCACAACGCGGTCGAAGGTGTTGGACTCAGTGCCGGGTGCGGCCAGCAATGTAATGTCTGCATCCGCGAAAGAAATGGCGCCTTGGCCCACGCGGCTCAGCGCTTCGATGGCCAGCGCCACGGCGCGGCCCCAGTTCGGGCTGGGCACACCCAGACCGATGGTGCAATCGGCACTTTCTGACGCGCCGGCGGCGATGCCCGCTTTCAGGATGCGGTTGGCGGCGGCTTCGGTATCGGCAGAGCAAGCATCGAAACGCGCGCCTTCCGCGTCGATCTCAAACCGCAGGGTAAAGGGGGTGATCACCGGGCGGGGTGCTGCGATGTCGAGCCGCAGCCGCAGGCTGGGCGGGGCCGCGCGCTGCAGTTTGCGCTCCATCTGCGCCTTGGCGGCGGCGCTGTCGGCGATGGCGGTAATCGTCACCCGCCCCGCATCGACCGAGGCTTTGGCGCGGGGCAGGTCCGCCATGGCACGCACCGCAAAGTTCAGCGCGTCTTCCCAGCCTTCGGGGGCTGGATAGTCTGCGGATTCCAACAGGTCGGTTACCGTGGCGTCACCGGCCATGTCGCCAAAGGCGTCGATCACCGCCTCGCGGTCGGTGCTGGTGGGGATCAGGCCAATGATCGAGATGCCCGCATCATTGCGCAGAACCTCGGCAGAGAAACGCGGCGGGGCGATGCCGGATTGGGCCTCGACCTCCATCTCGTCGATCACGCGAGCGGCGTCGACCACGGTGCCTGCGGTCGACAGGGCGCGGAAACGCACGGCCTCGGTCGGGGCGATCCCGGCGAGGGTGACTTGCAGACCATCGGCCTGCACCTCGGCCCATGTCATGCCCTGATCGTCCAGCGCGTCACGCACACCGATTTCAGAAGTATCCTCGATCAACTGCACCGAAAAGCTTGCCGCCACGAGAGAGACCACCCCTGCGGCTGCAAAGGTCAGGGCGATCATGAAAATGGCGGAGAGGCGCATGGGCGGCCTTCTGGTTGTTAAGCTCAAGACTTGATACGCGCGTCCTGCCGGGGGTGCAATCAGGCCAGAAGACTTGCTGCGAAAAACAACAGCGGGATCATGCCGGTATCGCGGTTGGCGCGAAAGAGCTGCAAGAGCTTGGCGTTGTCTTTGGTGTCCAGCCCGCGCAATTGCCACGCCATATGCCATCCCATGGCCCAAGGCCCGCCAAGCGCAATCGCCAGCGCCAGCACCGAAGCCTCTGGCAGGCCGGCATAGATCACGGCGATCCCCATCAAACCGACAGTCGCCATGAGGAAGCGCCGCAGCCATTTGCCAGAATTCTCTCCAAAGAGCCGGGCGGTGGATTTGACCCCGATCAGCGCGTCATCCTCGGCATCCTGATGGGCGTAGATTGTGTCATAGAACAGCGTCCAAGCGATCCCGGCGAGGTAGAGCACCACGGCGGGCGCGTGCAACGTGCCCGCATGCGCCGTCCAAGCCAGCATCGCGCCCCAGTTAAAGGCGAGGCCCAGAAAGACCTGCGGCCACCATGTGAACCGTTTGGCGAAGGGATAGACAGCCACCGGCAGCAGCGCCAGGACACCCATGGCAATGGCCGCTTGGTTAAAGGAAAGCAGTATCAGCAGCGCCAGCAGCATTTGCCCCACCATCCACGCCAGCGCCTGTTTTACCGTGACCGCCCCCGAAGGGATCGGTCGCGAGCGGGTGCGCGCGACCTTGCCGTCGATGTTGCGGTCGGTGATGTCGTTCCACGTACAGCCCGCCCCTCGCATCAGAAAGGCGCCGATGCCGCAGCCTGCGAAGATCCACAGATCCTCCCACCGTGGCGATTGGTCAAACAGGATCGCAAGGCTCAACCCCCACCAGCAGGGCAGCAGCAACAGCCATGTGCCGATGGGCCGGTCCGCACGGCTCAGCCGCAGGTAGGGGCGCAGCCCGGCAGGGGCGTAACGGTCGACCCAATTGTCGGTCACAGCATCGGCAACAGGCGCATCGGGCGTAGCATCTGGCGAAGGCGGCTGGTTGTGCATATATCTGGCCCCATGAATGCGAAAATCAGATTGTATGTAGATCAGCCCTTGGGGCAGGGGCAAACGGTTCCTTTGGCGCGCGAGCAGGCGCATTATCTCTTTGGGGTGATGCGGCTGTCGGTCGGGGCCGGGGTGCTTTTGTTCAACGGGCGCGATGGCGAATGGCTAGCCGAGGTCGCTGAGGCGGGCAAACGCGGCGGGGTTCTGACCTGTGTCGAACAGACCCGCCCGTTGCAGATGCCGCCGGATCTGTGGCTGCTTTTCGCGCCGATCAAAAAGACCCGGACAGATTTTATTGTTGAAAAAGCCGCCGAGATGGGCGCCTCGCGCATTGTCCCGGTGATGACCGACTTCACCAACGCAGGCCGCGTGCAGCAGCCGCGCCTTCAGGCCCATGCGGTCGAAGCGGCAGAGCAATGCGGCGGCACCTATGTGCCCGAGGTGGCCGAGGCAGTGAAGCTAGGGCGGCTGCTGGATCAATGGGACAGCACCCGGCAGATCATGTTCTGCGATGAGGCTTTAGCCGGAGAGAGCGGCGCGCTTCCCACGGGGACAGGCGGACCATGGGCCATTCTCATCGGTCCCGAAGGTGGGTTTTCGGAAGGAGAACGCAAGCGCTTGCACGGGTTTGATCATGCCCACGCCGTCACACTGGGGCCGCGCATCCTGCGGGCCGATACGGCGGCGGTGGCGGCGATGACCATGTGGCAGCAGGCTTTGGGAGATTGGTGATGCAAAGGATGACCCAATGAGTTTCCTGCGCCAAGGCGCCCGCGACCAGCTTTGGCGCTGGCGCGAGGCGATTGTCGGCGGCGGGCTGATGCTCTTTGGGCTCTGGCTGGTGGCCGGGCCGGGCTTTTTGCTGGCGGTCCCGGGCTATGCGGCGCTTGCCGGGGGCGCGGCGCTGATCTGGATCGGCGTACAACGTGCCCGTTTTCGCGGTGAAGGTGACGGGGCGGGGGCCGTTCAGGTTGTCGAGGGGCAGATCTCCTATTTCGGCCCGCTGACCGGCGGCACGGTCGCTCTGCGCGAACTGCAGCGGCTCAGCCTCGACCGACAGATGTTTCCAGCCCATTGGCGGCTTGAGCCGCGCGACGATAAAGCGCCCCTGCTGATCCCGGTGAATGCCGCTGGCTCCGAGGCGCTTTTTGACGCTTTCGCCGCCCTGCCGGGCCTGCGCACCGAGCGGATGCTCTTTGAGTTGCGCAAGACCCGCCATGACGCCGTTGTGATCTGGGAGCGCGCGCCGCTGCGCCCGGCGCATGTGTTGCTGCATTGACAGCCCCGGCAAATCCGCCCATCCCTGCTAAACACGACGCCAAGTCGTCACCTTAGAAGACACCCAAGACGACCCTTCAAAACGGAGCCCTCGCAAATGTCCATTCCTCAATCCGGCGGCGGCCCGATCGAACATCATGACCAAATGGCGCAGTATCTGGCCGACGGCTGCAAGCCAAAAGAAGATTGGCGCATCGGCACAGAACACGAGAAATTCGGCTATTGCACTGATACTCATAAGCCGCTGCCCTATGAGGGCGACCGCTCAATCCGGGTGATGCTGGAAGGGCTGCGTGACCGTCACGGCTGGGCGCCGGTCGAAGAGGGTGGCAAGCTTATCGGGCTGGAAAAAGAGGGTGCGAACATCAGTCTTGAGCCGGGCGGGCAGTTGGAGCTGTCGGGCGCGCCGGTCGAAACCATCCATGAAACTTGCGATGAGGTGAACACCCACCTGCGCGAGGTCAAAGATGTGGCCGATGAGATCGGCGTGGGCTTCATCGGTCTGGGCGCCGCGCCCGAGTGGTCGCATGAGCAGATGGATTTGATGCCCAAGGGCCGTTACAAGCTGATGGACGGCTATATGCAAAAGGTCGGCACCATGGGCACCACCATGATGCGCCGCACCTGCACCGTGCAGGTGAACCTAGATTTCGCGAGTGAAGCCGACATGGTGCAAAAGATGCGCGTGGCCGTGGCGATGCAGCCCATCGCCAATGCGCTTTTTGCCAATTCACCCTTCCTCGACGGCAAGCCCAATGGCGTGAAATCCACCCGCGGGTTGGTGTGGCGCAATCTGGATGATGCCCGCACTGGGATGGTGCCTTTCGTCTTTGACGAGGGTTTTGGGTTTGAGGCTTGGG
It encodes:
- a CDS encoding glutamate--cysteine ligase; translated protein: MSIPQSGGGPIEHHDQMAQYLADGCKPKEDWRIGTEHEKFGYCTDTHKPLPYEGDRSIRVMLEGLRDRHGWAPVEEGGKLIGLEKEGANISLEPGGQLELSGAPVETIHETCDEVNTHLREVKDVADEIGVGFIGLGAAPEWSHEQMDLMPKGRYKLMDGYMQKVGTMGTTMMRRTCTVQVNLDFASEADMVQKMRVAVAMQPIANALFANSPFLDGKPNGVKSTRGLVWRNLDDARTGMVPFVFDEGFGFEAWVQYALDVPMYFVYRDGKYIDALGQSFRDFLKGELPALPGEKPTLSDWADHLTTLFPEARVKKFIEMRGADGGPWRRLCALPAFWVGLMYDQSALDGAWDLVKDWDAETREELRIAASTHGLQAEVGGLKMHDLAREAVALSEAGLKARARPGAGGLVPDETHFLNALRDSIETGRVPADDLLADYHGPWNGDLSRIYAEYSY